From Mucilaginibacter gotjawali:
ACCAGGGACGGCAATATGATAAAGATGGCAACCTTAAAGACTGGTGGACAGCCGATGACGCCGCTAAATTTAAACAACGTGTACAGGTATTAATCAATCAGTACGATGGTTACACGGTACTAAACGGCATCCACGTTAAAGGAGCCTTAACCCAGGGCGAAAACCTGGCCGATAACGGCGGTATGGCCATTGCCTACGAAGCCTTTAAAAGAACTGAGCAGGGCAAAGGTGATACCAAAATTGACGGATTTACGCCAGATCAGCGGTTCTTTTTGTCGCTTGCGCAATTATGGCGAATGAAGATCAGCGATGAGGCCACACGCTTAAATATTAATACCAACCCGCATTCGCCGGCCATGTACCGTACCAACGGGCCAATGTCCAATATGCCATCGTTTTATAAAGCCTTCAACATTAAACCCGGTGATAAAATGTACCGGCCGGATAGTTTGAGGGTGAAGGTTTGGTAAGGAATGTGCTAATTTGAAAGTGTGGGGATTTGAAGATTTGAAGATGATATGAGAGATTTGCGAAGTTTTGGAAACTTCGCAAATCTGATCGACACTAATTAAACCACTCTTTACCATTGTCTAGCCGCTTTAGCATATCGGTAAATGAGCTGCCGATTTCTATAGGATAATCGAGCCCAATAAATTCCATAAAAACAATTCGGCAGCTAGTCTCCTCAACTAATTCGATAGCTATACAGCCGCCGCCCATGTCGGTGCCGATTGCGAGGGTGTTAGTAAGATATTTTTGAATTTTGTAGCCTTTGTTATGCGCTAAAAGACTATTTATATCCCAAAGTCTTAAATATTCTGCACCAAGAAGACACTCGTGTTCGACAAAATTGTTAAGAAAATATTTATAATCTTCAGGAAGTGAAAATCTGATAGTTTTTTCGATTTCTTCAAAATTAGTCTCTAAACTCGAAGCTCGTTTAGGGAAATCATACTTAGATAATATTTTTTCTAATTCCATCGTATTAAATGAAAAAAGTCTCTAAGTCAACCTATTTTAAAGTGATTAATTCTGCGGAAAATTATAATCAAGGAAGTGAATTTTGTCTTCAGTCGGTTTTAAATCGATCGTTATTGATACTTGATTATTTTTTTTATCCCTAAGCATCGCACCTATAATATTCAAAACATTAAAACCATCATGCGTTTCGAACCGAGCCCCAAAAAGAATGAATCCTTTTACGTTTCCAAAAGTTAAATCAATTTTCTTAAGGTTGGCTATTAAAGTATCTTTAGCTGCATTCGTATAGGATTCATTACTTAAAATCGCCTTCAATCCATCATAATTTTTTGTTTTGATCAGTTCAATTGCCTTGTTAAAGACCTGCATTTTTGTTGCTATCTGTTCTAATTGATCTAATGTATATTTCGATTCGTATTTTTCTTTTCCATTCAATATCAACACACTGTGAATTTCCTTGTAATTTCTATTTTCGTTCTTTAAATTTTTGTAGAAAGTATAAGCCAGATTAGATGCCGTAAATTCCGGAATGTTGGCATATTTGTCTGCTACATCTGATTTGCTCAATTTCAATTCAAAAAACTTCGCTGTGCCGCTATCGGTCGAGATAGTTGTACCTATCGAATATTCGCAGGATCCTCCATAAAAGTTAACAATTTCCTTAATTCCCTTGTCTTCATTATCAGTAATGCTTAAAATGTTGGATAGTAATGAGGTACTTTGCTCACCTGGATGTTTTTTATCACAAGAAAACAGAAAGAAAGCAATTACGGTTAGGCAGGTTAGTTTCACAGTATATTAGTTTGAGATTCCAATGTACAGTCTTTTTTTGAAATAACAAGATGTGCGAAGCTTTAAAAACTTCGCACATCTAAACGATGGCTTACCCGATCAGGTCCAACCCTCTTTGTTAGCGTATGTCTCATAAGAAACTCCTGCGTCATAGACAATCTCCCTACCCGTTTTTAATTCATAAGCGATTGCCGACAACGATAACAAGGCTTCAAACTCAACATCCTTAACCATCTCCGTCGGTAGTTCTTTTATTTTTTCATATAATGCCTTTCCATTGGCAACAGCAGCACAGCGCGCATACAAAAATGAATCCACCGACATATATTGTTCTTTTTCATCATACGAATATTCACCTATGTTTTTTGCGTGTTCCTTCGTATCGATTTGAAACAGCTTATTAGCCAATGTTTCTTCAAAACTCTTTATTTCTGATGGCTTTAATTTTGATAACGCTTTTGCAGCTGGCTCTAAAACTTTTTCGTCGTTACCTTGCTGGCTCCAATCCAGCATCGAAATAATATCCCAAAACCTAGCATCATCAAGCATCCTTTTAGGTTTATTAACATGAAGCGATTTCATAAATTCCTCATGCTCTTTCCTCGAGATTTCAATTTCTTTCACGAAATTGAAATTGTCATATTTATATCTCCACTCAATTAAAATTTCATAACCAATATCTTGAGGTATCTTCCCACAAGAAGGAAAACCTCCATCAATCCCATTACCAATTTCTATTTTAAAATTGCTTTCTTCACAGGATATAGGAATGTTGCCGACATATTTAAGCTGTTTGGGAAACTTGCCACAATAAATATTAATTATGCTTTTCCCTTTGGGATAAATATATTCTGTAATGAGTATCTCTGTAAGTCGCGGATCACTTATTATTGGCGGTTGTTCACCAATATAGGCTGTCACGCCTATTAAATGAAAAGTGTATGGAGAAAAACCGAACTTACCACCGGTTTTTAAGACCCTTACAGCTCCAAAACGACCGTCCCTTAATATAGTATGGTGAATGTCTCCTTCTTGAATTGCGGTAGAACTCATAATTACACCGTCAACTTCTTATACTTGATCCTCTTCGGCGCCACATCACCTAACCGTTTTTTGCGGTTTTCTTCATAATCCGAATAATTGCCTTCAAAAAAATAAACCTGGCTGTTGCCTTCAAAGGCGAGGATGTGGGTACAGATTCTGTCTAAAAACCAGCGGTCGTGACTGATGACTACGGCGCAGCCGCCAAAGTTTTCCAGGGCCTCTTCCAAAGCGCGCAGGGTATTTACGTCGATATCATTGGTGGGCTCATCCAGCAGCAGCACGTTTGATCCTTTTTTAAGGGTGATGGATAAATGCACTCGGTTACGTTCCCCTCCCGACAAAACGCCTACCTTTTTTTGCTGGTCGGCGCCGTTAAAGTTGAATTTGGAAACATAGGCCCTTGAATTGATAGGCTTATTGCCTACCAAAATAGTTTCCAGGCCGCCGGTAACATTTTCCCAAACAGATTTAGTGGGGTCCAGGTCATCATGCATCTGGTCTACGTAACCTAAATGAACCGTTTCGCCAACCCTGAATGTACCGGCATCAGGCTGATCCTGCCCGGTAATTAATCGAAAAAGGGTGGTTTTACCTGCGCCATTCGGGCCAATGATGCCAACAATACCAGCCGGTGGCAGCGAGAAATTCAGGTTATCAAACAAAAGCTTTTCGCCGTAGGACTTGCTTACGCCATTGGCTTCGATCACTACATTGCCCAATCGCGGGCCCGGCGGGATAAACAGCTCCAGTTTTTCTTCCCTGTCCTTTGTTTCTTCGGACGCTAATTTATCGTAGTTGGATAAACGCGCCTTTGATTTGGCATGGCGGCCCTTGGGGCCCAT
This genomic window contains:
- a CDS encoding SMI1/KNR4 family protein, with product MELEKILSKYDFPKRASSLETNFEEIEKTIRFSLPEDYKYFLNNFVEHECLLGAEYLRLWDINSLLAHNKGYKIQKYLTNTLAIGTDMGGGCIAIELVEETSCRIVFMEFIGLDYPIEIGSSFTDMLKRLDNGKEWFN
- a CDS encoding DUF4240 domain-containing protein; the encoded protein is MSSTAIQEGDIHHTILRDGRFGAVRVLKTGGKFGFSPYTFHLIGVTAYIGEQPPIISDPRLTEILITEYIYPKGKSIINIYCGKFPKQLKYVGNIPISCEESNFKIEIGNGIDGGFPSCGKIPQDIGYEILIEWRYKYDNFNFVKEIEISRKEHEEFMKSLHVNKPKRMLDDARFWDIISMLDWSQQGNDEKVLEPAAKALSKLKPSEIKSFEETLANKLFQIDTKEHAKNIGEYSYDEKEQYMSVDSFLYARCAAVANGKALYEKIKELPTEMVKDVEFEALLSLSAIAYELKTGREIVYDAGVSYETYANKEGWT